In a single window of the Myxococcaceae bacterium JPH2 genome:
- a CDS encoding LysR family transcriptional regulator, translating into MSEPLFDDLLGLACFARVVEHRSFSRAATVLGVSKSVVSSRVSRLETRVGERLLIRTTRKLSVTDAGLKVYSHVSRMLQEAGAATRGASDAERGTLRLNAPVSFAQMYLAAPLARFLAAHPHTTVEVSLSDRLVDLVEERVDVALRISRLRDSSLVARRLASTALHVCASPAYLKRRGTPERPEDLLHHDCLRYSHLRMQDEWRFYGPEGRIPIPVSGPLAAGNGSMLREAVAHGVGLAVLPRFMVAEDLRSGRLVTVLDDFAPRPVSIYAVHASGRAPAPRVRALLDVLAAEFRVAPWA; encoded by the coding sequence GGGATTGGCCTGCTTCGCGCGCGTCGTCGAGCATCGCTCGTTCTCTCGCGCGGCCACGGTGCTGGGCGTGTCCAAGTCCGTGGTCAGCAGTCGCGTGTCTCGCCTGGAGACTCGCGTGGGTGAACGCTTGCTCATCCGCACCACCCGCAAGCTGAGCGTCACCGATGCGGGCCTGAAGGTGTATTCCCATGTCTCGCGCATGCTTCAGGAGGCGGGCGCGGCCACTCGCGGCGCTTCAGATGCCGAGCGGGGCACGCTTCGGCTCAATGCTCCCGTCAGCTTCGCGCAGATGTATCTGGCCGCTCCGCTGGCTCGCTTCCTGGCCGCCCATCCGCACACCACCGTCGAGGTCTCGCTGAGCGACCGACTCGTGGACCTCGTCGAGGAGCGGGTGGATGTGGCGCTGCGCATCTCTCGACTTCGAGACTCCAGCCTCGTGGCGCGCCGGCTCGCGAGTACCGCGCTGCACGTCTGCGCCTCCCCCGCGTACCTGAAGCGCCGGGGAACTCCCGAGCGCCCCGAGGACCTGCTCCACCATGACTGCCTTCGCTACTCCCACCTGCGCATGCAGGACGAGTGGCGCTTCTATGGCCCCGAAGGTCGCATCCCCATCCCGGTGTCTGGGCCGCTCGCCGCGGGCAATGGCTCGATGCTCCGGGAAGCGGTCGCGCACGGCGTGGGCCTTGCCGTGCTTCCTCGCTTCATGGTCGCTGAGGACTTGCGCAGCGGTCGGCTCGTCACGGTGCTCGATGACTTCGCGCCTCGCCCCGTGAGCATCTATGCCGTGCACGCCTCTGGCCGTGCTCCGGCGCCGCGGGTTCGCGCGCTCCTGGATGTCCTCGCGGCGGAGTTCCGCGTCGCGCCTTGGGCCTGA
- a CDS encoding phosphoribosyltransferase, with amino-acid sequence MHFQDRHEAGQLLARRLGAFADADTVVLALPRGGVVVGYEVATALGLPLDVLGVRKLGVPWQPELAMGAISEGGSVYLNREVLQMNDVQPDEARAVLESEKRELERRVQRYRDGRSLPQVRGRTVLLVDDGLATGSTARAAILALSRLGPRVLVLAAPVASAETAAALRAEVDAVVSVREPTNLWAIGAWYNDFRPVSDGEVTLLLDRAHQAQPTAGPSAT; translated from the coding sequence ATGCACTTCCAAGACCGACATGAAGCGGGCCAGCTCCTGGCGCGGAGACTGGGGGCGTTCGCGGACGCGGACACGGTGGTGTTGGCCCTGCCGCGCGGCGGCGTGGTGGTGGGCTACGAGGTGGCAACGGCTCTGGGGCTCCCGCTGGATGTGCTCGGCGTGCGCAAGCTGGGCGTCCCGTGGCAGCCCGAGCTGGCGATGGGCGCCATCTCGGAGGGCGGTTCCGTCTACCTCAACCGCGAGGTCCTCCAGATGAATGACGTGCAACCGGACGAAGCGCGAGCGGTGTTGGAGAGCGAGAAGCGCGAGTTGGAGCGCCGGGTCCAGCGCTACCGCGATGGACGTTCCCTCCCCCAGGTGCGCGGGCGTACGGTGCTGCTCGTCGATGACGGGCTCGCCACGGGGAGCACGGCGAGGGCCGCCATCCTGGCCCTGAGCCGACTGGGTCCCCGAGTGCTCGTGCTGGCGGCGCCCGTAGCCTCCGCGGAGACCGCAGCGGCCCTGCGCGCGGAGGTGGACGCCGTCGTCAGCGTGCGAGAACCCACGAACCTGTGGGCCATCGGCGCCTGGTACAACGACTTCCGCCCCGTGAGCGACGGGGAGGTGACCCTGCTGCTCGACCGAGCCCATCAGGCCCAGCCGACCGCCGGGCCCTCCGCGACCTGA
- a CDS encoding DoxX family protein, with product MSRTDSFLAPTVAPAAAAALLRGALGAVFLAHAYAKLFLFTLPGTAQFFEAHGFPGWTAYPVFIVELLGGLALLAGFRTRWVALGLIPVMLGALKPHLGNGWMFSSAGGGWEYVAFLIVALAAQALLGSGLYSLDAMAGKTSAAPRTA from the coding sequence ATGAGCCGCACCGATTCCTTCCTTGCCCCCACCGTCGCCCCTGCCGCCGCCGCCGCGTTGCTGCGAGGGGCGCTGGGCGCCGTGTTCCTCGCGCATGCCTACGCCAAGCTGTTCCTGTTCACCTTGCCGGGTACCGCGCAGTTCTTCGAGGCGCATGGCTTCCCGGGCTGGACCGCCTACCCCGTGTTCATCGTGGAGTTGCTCGGAGGACTCGCGCTGCTCGCGGGCTTTCGCACGCGGTGGGTCGCGCTCGGCCTGATTCCGGTGATGCTGGGCGCCCTGAAGCCTCACCTGGGCAATGGCTGGATGTTCTCCAGCGCGGGCGGAGGCTGGGAGTACGTCGCTTTCCTCATCGTCGCGCTCGCGGCGCAGGCGCTGCTGGGGAGCGGCCTGTACTCGCTCGATGCGATGGCCGGCAAGACTTCCGCTGCGCCTCGCACGGCGTGA